A section of the Alkalihalobacillus sp. LMS39 genome encodes:
- a CDS encoding ABC transporter permease, whose amino-acid sequence MTFRQFAFKNVLRNKRVYIAYFLSSMFTVMVFFTFAIFAFHPAFADEGFNANALFGMAVAGGIIYVFSFFFVLYSMSSFLQSRKKEFGLLMMLGASTKQIRLMVFLENILIGFFATVGGILTGLLFAKVILLLAENVLIISESLDFYFPTLAIVVTFISFLILFFCISMFLSLILRTNKLTDLIKGDKKSKGEPKASVILSIIAALLLLVGYGTALYAKGVQVMYAMIPVIIVVSIGTYFLFTQLSVYFIRRMKRNKAILWRKTNMLLFSDLSFRMKDNARTFFMVAIISTVAFSAIGTLYGLQSFLTKGIKESNPYSVTYSPWGEEDEEIIKESINDINLILQEENIEATMEQLELNYFEIAESERRVLIARASQYNRLAAILEEEELHPKEHEAIIVEQSRAVIMEGPKASEVLKDFVLPLENGQEIKPNRVIETEVIPEFHGYFVVNDDVFEQLGSPAYVDKFVIWQAEEGQSDQLIEVGKRFREEIGFNAFSIDYTLYEIDSAFGPILFIGLFIGIVFFVSAGSFLYFRLFTDLDEEKRKFRAIAKIGLKESELKKVMNRQIAILFFSPIIVALFHGAVALTALSRFFDYNLLAESTLVLGSFAGIQILYFLIVRYIYVKQVKRAVL is encoded by the coding sequence ATGACTTTTCGTCAGTTCGCGTTTAAAAATGTGTTGCGAAACAAGCGCGTCTATATTGCCTATTTTCTTAGCAGTATGTTTACAGTCATGGTGTTTTTCACGTTTGCGATTTTTGCTTTTCATCCGGCGTTTGCAGATGAAGGGTTTAATGCGAATGCCCTTTTTGGAATGGCGGTCGCAGGTGGAATCATTTATGTGTTTTCGTTCTTTTTTGTCTTGTATTCGATGAGCTCGTTTTTACAATCACGTAAAAAAGAATTTGGGTTGCTCATGATGCTTGGCGCCTCAACGAAACAAATCCGACTGATGGTGTTTTTAGAAAATATATTGATTGGCTTTTTTGCAACAGTTGGAGGAATTTTGACAGGGTTATTGTTTGCGAAAGTGATTTTATTGCTTGCTGAAAATGTGTTAATTATTAGTGAATCACTCGATTTTTATTTTCCAACGCTTGCGATCGTTGTGACATTTATTAGTTTTCTCATTTTATTTTTTTGTATCTCAATGTTTCTTTCGCTCATTCTTCGTACAAATAAGCTGACCGATTTAATAAAAGGCGATAAAAAGTCAAAAGGAGAACCGAAAGCTTCTGTTATCCTTTCTATCATCGCAGCGTTACTTTTACTCGTTGGCTATGGTACCGCTCTTTATGCGAAAGGTGTTCAAGTAATGTATGCGATGATTCCGGTCATCATTGTTGTGAGTATTGGAACCTATTTTTTATTTACGCAATTGAGTGTGTATTTTATTCGACGGATGAAAAGAAACAAAGCGATCCTTTGGCGAAAAACAAATATGTTATTGTTTTCTGACCTATCCTTTCGCATGAAGGATAATGCACGAACTTTTTTTATGGTCGCAATTATTTCAACTGTTGCGTTTAGTGCGATTGGGACTTTATATGGACTGCAATCATTTCTTACAAAAGGAATAAAGGAGAGCAACCCTTATTCGGTTACGTATAGTCCATGGGGAGAAGAAGACGAAGAAATTATTAAGGAAAGTATAAATGATATTAATTTGATTTTGCAGGAAGAAAATATTGAGGCGACAATGGAACAGTTGGAATTAAACTATTTTGAGATAGCCGAGAGTGAGCGACGTGTGTTAATTGCACGTGCTTCACAATACAATCGTTTGGCGGCAATCCTTGAAGAAGAGGAGCTCCATCCGAAAGAACATGAAGCCATTATAGTGGAACAAAGCCGTGCCGTCATTATGGAAGGACCTAAAGCAAGTGAAGTATTGAAAGATTTTGTACTTCCATTAGAAAATGGCCAGGAAATCAAACCGAACAGAGTCATTGAAACGGAAGTTATCCCAGAATTCCATGGCTATTTTGTTGTGAATGACGACGTGTTTGAACAGCTCGGCTCCCCGGCGTATGTAGATAAATTTGTGATATGGCAAGCGGAAGAGGGCCAATCAGACCAATTAATCGAAGTAGGAAAACGATTTAGAGAAGAAATTGGATTTAATGCCTTTTCCATTGATTACACTCTTTATGAAATCGATAGTGCATTTGGCCCGATACTTTTCATTGGTTTGTTTATTGGAATTGTGTTTTTCGTATCCGCCGGAAGTTTCCTTTATTTCAGGTTATTTACCGACTTAGATGAAGAAAAGCGGAAATTCCGTGCCATTGCGAAAATTGGATTGAAAGAATCAGAGTTGAAGAAAGTGATGAACAGACAAATTGCCATTCTCTTCTTCTCTCCGATTATCGTCGCTCTCTTCCACGGTGCCGTAGCATTAACAGCATTGTCGAGATTTTTCGATTATAATTTACTCGCAGAATCTACACTAGTATTAGGAAGTTTTGCGGGCATTCAAATTTTGTATTTCTTAATTGTCCGATATATTTATGTGAAACAAGTGAAAAGAGCAGTTTTATAA
- a CDS encoding CPBP family intramembrane glutamic endopeptidase: MREFWFIQYLDLLDGVPRAIVSAVMKISIWVIPVFIVVKMVEQKNPLSYLGLRDNIGNGLKWAAGGSFILILYFLVINLLVFKNNMDFQIGFNELLNTILLVGLIEEIVFRGFILRKLLDSFRFWVANVVTAFLFVSIHFPIWIYKGLFVFPSVLGFIVTAFVLGILFGIIYKKSGSLWSVVIIHSMYNFLVSIFY, translated from the coding sequence ATGAGGGAATTTTGGTTCATACAATATTTAGATTTACTAGATGGTGTCCCAAGAGCAATCGTATCTGCAGTAATGAAGATTAGCATCTGGGTCATACCTGTTTTCATTGTAGTTAAAATGGTGGAACAAAAGAATCCGTTATCCTATTTAGGACTTCGTGATAATATAGGAAATGGATTGAAATGGGCAGCTGGAGGTTCCTTCATACTGATTCTTTATTTTTTGGTTATAAATTTGCTTGTCTTTAAAAACAATATGGACTTTCAAATCGGATTTAATGAATTACTTAACACGATTCTCTTAGTTGGATTAATAGAGGAAATTGTATTCAGAGGATTTATATTACGAAAACTACTCGATTCATTCCGCTTTTGGGTAGCAAATGTAGTGACGGCATTCCTTTTTGTTTCTATCCATTTTCCTATATGGATTTATAAAGGACTATTTGTTTTTCCTTCTGTTTTAGGGTTCATAGTAACAGCTTTTGTACTGGGAATCCTATTTGGGATTATTTATAAGAAAAGCGGGTCTCTTTGGTCGGTTGTTATCATTCATTCGATGTACAATTTTTTAGTATCGATTTTCTATTAA
- a CDS encoding tetratricopeptide repeat protein, with protein sequence MKKKLDKALDLRKNGSHKESNEWLMRLVEEFPEDAYINYQCAWSFDLLGEEANAVPYYEKAIQIGLPPKDLEGALLGLGSTYRTLGEYEKSKKTFLKGIEQFPHNRAVQTFYAMTLYNLNEHHKAMELLLKCLIETTNDPEIKSYKRAIEFYSDKLDQIWK encoded by the coding sequence ATGAAAAAAAAATTAGATAAAGCACTTGATTTGCGTAAAAATGGAAGCCATAAAGAATCCAATGAATGGTTGATGAGATTGGTGGAGGAGTTTCCTGAAGATGCTTACATTAACTATCAATGTGCTTGGAGTTTTGACTTGTTAGGAGAAGAAGCGAATGCAGTCCCTTATTATGAAAAAGCCATTCAGATAGGGTTACCTCCAAAGGATTTAGAAGGAGCTTTGCTAGGATTAGGGAGTACATACAGAACATTAGGAGAGTATGAAAAGTCAAAAAAGACTTTTCTAAAAGGAATCGAACAATTTCCACATAATCGTGCGGTACAAACATTTTATGCTATGACTTTATATAATTTGAATGAGCATCATAAAGCAATGGAATTATTATTAAAATGTTTAATCGAAACGACAAATGATCCTGAGATTAAAAGTTACAAAAGAGCGATTGAATTTTATTCTGATAAATTAGATCAAATTTGGAAGTAG
- a CDS encoding RICIN domain-containing protein has translation MISKQARLIKKILFSSLVFTFFFIALAQGDSHAEEVVNARDFGMRPNVEASQTEALHAAMRYFYDRGVEGTVYIPAGTYSIDEAVRFHQGVNIIGDGMGQTVLKKVGSRNNYVVGNPIMRRGTNLNVKVSHLTFDGDRQNRANRGLSQIGGMNIDADVSHLTIENTEVRDVTIGLLLRRLKNSTIRDSVIDRSSGHGIAFGSESHPVGDVHSNLVTHNKITNSTGGSGINLSRSTYTTVTYNQVINEVQQGDSYGGIRIPNDGAYNTVQHNVIQNYPRGIFVLTGAQHNTISKNTIINSRIHGVLIEANHNIFSENVIQQLDPSLNVESVIRLAPGSNNQILNNKIETFSSFSNPGIRLTGSSNQNTIRGNQIDTTGTAVSIEGGSGNTNTNNTKVTNPVQFNNQASYEIVNRNSGKLLEVANAGTAPGNNVQQWERNFHPCQRWAIIQNREGYYEIVNRNSNQALEIFDWSTSNGGNIVQWTRLGGHNQQWSIQRTSHGYYTLVNRFSGKSLDAHNRSLLNGGNIVQWDLNNGLNQQWNIIKVD, from the coding sequence ATGATTTCAAAACAGGCTCGGCTCATCAAAAAAATATTGTTTTCTTCACTCGTATTCACATTCTTCTTTATTGCTCTAGCACAAGGTGATAGTCATGCTGAAGAAGTAGTCAATGCTAGAGATTTTGGGATGAGGCCGAACGTGGAGGCTTCTCAAACTGAAGCACTTCATGCGGCTATGCGTTATTTTTATGACAGAGGTGTAGAAGGAACCGTTTATATTCCTGCTGGAACATATTCTATCGACGAAGCCGTTCGTTTTCACCAAGGCGTAAATATAATTGGGGATGGCATGGGACAAACGGTGTTAAAGAAAGTTGGTAGTAGAAATAATTATGTTGTAGGCAATCCGATTATGAGAAGAGGAACTAATCTTAATGTCAAAGTTTCTCATCTCACATTTGATGGCGACCGTCAAAACCGTGCGAATCGAGGCTTAAGTCAAATCGGTGGTATGAATATCGATGCCGATGTTAGTCATCTTACGATAGAGAACACTGAAGTTCGAGACGTGACTATCGGCTTACTATTACGCCGTTTAAAAAATTCTACAATTCGAGATAGTGTAATTGACCGTTCAAGTGGACATGGGATTGCCTTCGGTAGTGAAAGCCACCCTGTTGGTGATGTTCATAGTAATCTTGTTACGCACAATAAAATCACCAATTCCACAGGTGGTAGTGGCATAAATTTATCAAGATCTACGTATACAACCGTTACGTATAATCAAGTCATTAATGAAGTACAACAAGGGGATAGTTATGGTGGTATCCGAATTCCAAATGATGGGGCATACAATACCGTTCAACATAATGTCATTCAAAACTACCCAAGAGGTATTTTTGTATTAACTGGTGCTCAGCATAATACCATTTCAAAGAATACCATTATCAATTCGCGCATTCATGGGGTGTTAATTGAGGCAAATCATAATATTTTTAGTGAAAATGTGATACAGCAATTAGACCCAAGCTTAAATGTGGAGTCTGTTATTCGGTTAGCTCCTGGCAGCAACAACCAAATCTTAAATAATAAAATTGAGACATTTTCAAGCTTTAGTAATCCAGGAATTCGACTTACAGGGTCATCCAATCAAAATACAATTAGAGGAAATCAAATTGATACAACTGGGACCGCTGTTAGTATTGAAGGTGGCAGTGGAAATACAAACACAAACAATACGAAAGTAACAAACCCTGTTCAATTCAATAATCAAGCAAGTTATGAAATTGTAAACCGAAATAGTGGCAAACTATTAGAAGTTGCCAATGCCGGCACCGCACCAGGCAATAATGTTCAGCAATGGGAACGGAATTTTCATCCTTGCCAACGCTGGGCGATCATTCAAAATCGGGAAGGGTATTATGAAATTGTGAATCGCAATAGTAATCAGGCACTAGAAATATTTGATTGGTCAACATCAAATGGTGGAAATATTGTGCAATGGACTCGGTTAGGTGGGCATAATCAACAATGGTCTATTCAGCGCACAAGTCATGGATACTATACGCTAGTCAACCGTTTTAGCGGAAAATCCTTAGATGCTCACAACCGCTCATTACTTAACGGTGGGAATATTGTGCAATGGGACTTAAATAACGGATTGAATCAACAATGGAATATTATTAAAGTTGATTAA
- the istB gene encoding IS21-like element helper ATPase IstB, translating into MQEKIQEYAKRLKLSWIRENFHKLDPKDPQDYLLTLFEKEIEQREERKINLLLKAATLPNASGKPFNWQDIQLGQGLSQQYLLDGEFIDTKENMVFYGGVGAGKTYLSTLIGINAIHKYGKRVKFYTIASLANELLDANEKGTLTKLFKRIEKLDLLILDELGYIPLHKQGAELLFQVISLCYEKRSIIITTNLQFGQWNHVFGDPILTEAVVDRLIHHSHLVLFGGDSNRMKESLALREL; encoded by the coding sequence ATGCAAGAAAAGATTCAGGAATATGCCAAACGTTTAAAGCTCAGTTGGATACGAGAAAATTTTCACAAACTAGATCCGAAGGATCCTCAAGACTATTTATTAACTCTATTTGAGAAAGAAATAGAACAACGTGAGGAAAGGAAGATTAATCTTTTACTAAAGGCGGCAACGTTGCCAAACGCATCTGGCAAACCTTTCAATTGGCAAGATATCCAGTTAGGACAAGGGTTGAGCCAACAGTACCTTTTAGATGGCGAGTTTATTGATACAAAGGAGAATATGGTTTTTTACGGTGGCGTTGGTGCCGGGAAAACATATCTATCCACACTCATTGGAATCAATGCCATACATAAGTATGGCAAGCGAGTGAAGTTCTATACCATTGCCTCACTTGCAAATGAACTACTGGATGCCAATGAAAAAGGGACACTAACTAAATTGTTTAAGAGGATTGAGAAGCTAGACTTATTGATACTCGATGAACTCGGATATATACCTTTACATAAGCAGGGAGCTGAGCTGCTTTTCCAAGTAATCTCACTGTGTTATGAGAAAAGAAGTATTATTATCACCACAAACCTTCAATTTGGACAGTGGAATCATGTATTTGGCGATCCTATCCTAACCGAAGCGGTAGTAGACCGCTTAATCCATCACTCCCACTTAGTATTATTTGGGGGTGATAGTAACCGAATGAAGGAGTCACTAGCATTAAGAGAGTTGTAA
- the istA gene encoding IS21 family transposase, with product MLEVTEINYIRQEVNTKGYSYSDVARRTNKDVRTVKKYADLEEFQPETKRVKPQPAPVMDPVKDIIDQWLKEDMKKKKKYRRTAKRIWQMLVDDVDINFKGSDRTVRAYVSKRKKELLDESEGAAIPLEARPGDAQVDFGEAPFKRNGKVIDLPYLVLSFPYSNAFLVQVFESQNQDCFLEGLKRFFTHLEGVPKRIRFDNLSPAVKKILPQGKRELTEGFERFALHYGFQYEFCNPGAGNEKGHVEAMVKYVRNNFFLPERPVYQIEKLNKELWLEVENDRFRSHYEKKNEIARLFEEDREALLYLPAKEYSGMRIETLKADKYGYVLVDSKRYSTSPRYANQRVLVGVTYNRIDILADNYEVIVSHERLYGEETKSMIWQPYLSLMAKRPTALKYTTFYSQLPEAWQKYLDECTVEEKKKALLLLSTILKSNRLEIATEALEIASESCHPSSETIKQVFHQLVHGRGHRPTLKLKSSVPAMPLAERGMNQYDAFFTLKRRQG from the coding sequence ATGTTAGAAGTGACCGAAATTAATTATATCAGACAAGAAGTAAACACGAAAGGTTATTCCTATTCGGATGTTGCTAGAAGAACGAATAAGGATGTTAGAACAGTTAAGAAGTATGCCGACCTAGAGGAATTTCAACCGGAAACGAAGAGGGTAAAGCCACAACCGGCACCAGTAATGGACCCCGTTAAGGATATCATCGATCAATGGTTGAAAGAAGATATGAAGAAGAAAAAGAAATACCGAAGGACTGCCAAACGTATATGGCAAATGCTTGTAGACGATGTAGACATAAATTTTAAAGGCTCCGACCGAACTGTAAGGGCGTATGTGTCTAAACGTAAAAAGGAATTATTAGACGAAAGCGAAGGTGCTGCGATTCCGTTAGAGGCAAGACCTGGTGATGCTCAAGTAGACTTTGGGGAGGCGCCGTTTAAAAGGAATGGTAAGGTGATTGACCTTCCGTATCTCGTTCTTTCCTTTCCGTACAGTAATGCATTCTTAGTTCAAGTTTTTGAATCTCAAAATCAGGATTGTTTCCTAGAAGGACTAAAACGATTCTTTACCCACTTAGAAGGTGTACCAAAGAGAATACGTTTTGATAACTTATCTCCAGCAGTTAAAAAAATCCTTCCTCAAGGTAAGCGAGAACTAACAGAAGGCTTTGAAAGGTTCGCCTTACATTACGGTTTTCAGTACGAGTTTTGTAATCCTGGCGCTGGAAATGAAAAAGGTCATGTAGAGGCAATGGTTAAGTATGTACGAAATAACTTCTTTTTACCAGAACGACCTGTTTATCAAATTGAAAAGTTAAACAAAGAATTATGGCTTGAAGTAGAGAATGATAGATTTCGTTCACACTACGAAAAGAAGAATGAGATTGCTAGATTGTTTGAGGAAGATAGGGAAGCATTACTCTACCTACCAGCTAAAGAATACTCAGGAATGCGTATTGAGACTTTGAAGGCGGATAAGTATGGTTATGTACTTGTAGATTCGAAAAGGTATTCCACTTCCCCGCGTTATGCAAATCAACGAGTATTAGTGGGTGTTACCTACAACCGCATTGATATCCTTGCGGATAATTATGAAGTAATCGTAAGTCATGAACGGCTATATGGAGAAGAAACTAAATCAATGATTTGGCAACCTTATCTATCTCTCATGGCCAAGAGACCAACAGCTTTAAAGTACACGACATTTTATAGTCAGCTTCCAGAAGCATGGCAAAAATATTTGGATGAATGTACGGTTGAAGAAAAGAAAAAAGCATTACTTTTATTATCGACAATATTAAAAAGTAACCGTTTAGAAATAGCTACAGAGGCTTTAGAGATCGCTTCTGAGAGTTGTCACCCATCTTCAGAAACTATCAAGCAAGTCTTTCATCAACTGGTTCATGGCCGTGGTCATAGACCAACTCTTAAGCTGAAAAGTAGTGTTCCGGCAATGCCATTAGCGGAACGCGGAATGAACCAATATGATGCCTTCTTTACCTTGAAAAGGAGGCAGGGATGA
- a CDS encoding LacI family DNA-binding transcriptional regulator encodes MVTIYDIARLSGVSKSTVSRVVSNHPYVSAATRNKVLKVMEEYNYVPNSLAQQFRQKQTKCIAILIPDLDHPYFTQLVRYLSAASYKRGYKTVIHQTFSNKDTERDVYTQLQRNEFDAIILACSSFSEHEITKYTENKIIVACNEDYSGDFFDVFCLNEQEITMKATSFLLNKGLSTLAFCSDNITSPLQQARLKGFIKAHTKKGIQHSKDFLFNNISNIEDGIALGERIFTKHLEIEGIITGSDFVSAGLISSAVKNGIEIPKQLSIIGFDNHPVSLVTDPQISTICNQIEDMSNDIVNHIIALINRNKMKQPPIKKVYNGEIIHRSSS; translated from the coding sequence ATGGTAACAATTTATGATATTGCACGATTAAGTGGCGTTTCTAAATCCACAGTGTCTCGGGTCGTTTCTAATCACCCCTATGTATCAGCAGCAACAAGAAACAAAGTATTAAAAGTTATGGAAGAATATAATTATGTTCCAAATTCTCTTGCACAACAATTTCGTCAAAAACAAACAAAGTGTATAGCTATTCTCATCCCTGATTTAGATCACCCATATTTCACTCAACTCGTTAGATATTTATCCGCTGCGAGTTATAAAAGAGGATATAAAACAGTAATACATCAAACTTTTTCAAACAAAGATACAGAAAGAGATGTCTACACGCAACTTCAAAGAAATGAATTTGATGCTATCATTCTAGCTTGTTCTTCATTTTCAGAGCATGAAATTACTAAATATACTGAGAATAAAATAATCGTTGCCTGTAATGAAGATTACTCTGGTGACTTTTTTGACGTATTTTGTTTAAATGAACAAGAGATAACAATGAAAGCCACATCATTTCTGTTAAATAAAGGACTTTCAACACTAGCCTTCTGCTCAGACAATATTACTTCGCCTTTACAACAAGCAAGATTAAAAGGTTTTATTAAAGCTCACACTAAAAAGGGAATACAACACAGTAAGGACTTTCTTTTTAATAACATATCTAATATAGAAGATGGGATTGCATTAGGAGAAAGGATATTTACGAAGCATTTAGAAATAGAGGGAATTATCACGGGAAGCGACTTCGTTTCCGCGGGATTAATAAGTTCAGCTGTTAAAAATGGTATTGAAATCCCTAAACAACTATCAATCATAGGTTTTGACAATCATCCAGTATCACTAGTTACCGATCCGCAAATATCCACAATTTGCAATCAAATTGAAGATATGTCTAATGATATAGTAAATCACATTATAGCTCTGATTAACCGTAATAAGATGAAACAACCACCTATCAAAAAGGTGTATAATGGAGAGATTATTCATAGAAGTTCTAGTTAA
- a CDS encoding HAD-IIB family hydrolase — MNFKFNKSFVNTNETKYIIFFDFDETYFPHDCTSELLKNLKALEEYLHHLVQEQFVKVGWVTGSSLYQVAQKIEQANISYIPHFLACNLGTEVYNVCEGKLLPNKEWEKRVKKTNFSSATVKELVSELYNVYNITLSEQTQLGQTGYKWNYYYIEKSKAKSQYDLKIISHLAKLNGLGININKCNPKAGDPKDAFDVDFIPVNTGKKEIVKFMINYYQVPWANTIAFGDSGNDIEMLKTAQHGYLLGNATEEARRLHGNVTNSDYSLGILETLKELFPNL; from the coding sequence ATGAATTTTAAATTTAATAAATCCTTTGTAAATACTAATGAGACTAAGTATATTATTTTTTTTGATTTTGATGAAACATATTTTCCTCATGATTGTACAAGTGAATTGCTAAAGAATTTAAAAGCGTTGGAAGAATATCTTCATCATCTTGTTCAAGAGCAATTCGTAAAAGTCGGTTGGGTAACTGGAAGTAGTTTATATCAGGTGGCTCAAAAAATAGAACAAGCGAATATATCATATATACCCCATTTCTTAGCATGTAACTTAGGAACTGAAGTATATAACGTATGTGAGGGGAAATTGCTACCGAATAAGGAATGGGAAAAAAGAGTAAAGAAAACTAATTTCTCAAGCGCCACTGTTAAAGAACTGGTCAGTGAACTGTACAATGTCTATAATATAACGCTCTCAGAGCAGACCCAATTAGGTCAAACAGGCTATAAGTGGAACTACTATTATATTGAAAAGTCAAAGGCGAAAAGTCAGTATGATTTAAAGATTATTAGTCATTTAGCAAAATTAAACGGTTTAGGCATAAATATAAACAAATGCAATCCAAAAGCAGGCGACCCTAAAGACGCATTTGATGTTGACTTTATTCCTGTAAACACCGGAAAGAAGGAAATAGTAAAGTTTATGATTAACTATTATCAAGTTCCTTGGGCTAATACAATTGCCTTTGGAGATAGTGGAAATGATATAGAAATGTTGAAAACTGCTCAACATGGTTATTTGTTAGGAAACGCTACGGAGGAAGCTAGGCGTTTACATGGAAATGTAACAAATTCGGATTATTCCCTCGGAATACTAGAAACTCTAAAAGAGTTGTTTCCTAATCTTTAG
- a CDS encoding methyltransferase domain-containing protein encodes MKQTVNNVWDARLYDGSHSFVSKFGHDLVDILAPSTGELILDIGCGTGDLANQIYESGATVIGIDKSENMINEAANKYPHINFFVNDIIELEARNEFDAVFSNAMLHWVKQPKQALQCIFNSLKPNGRFIAELGGKGNIDFITAEIINQLKLAGIEYSTEQLPWFFPSIGEYSTLLEETGFTVHFIQHFDRPTPLIGENGLSNWIDMFAGDIFAGISEHIKVQIISSVEKNLRNVLYRNGQWIADYKRLRVVASKK; translated from the coding sequence ATGAAACAAACTGTAAACAATGTTTGGGATGCAAGGTTATATGATGGAAGCCACTCGTTCGTCTCAAAGTTTGGCCATGATTTAGTTGATATCCTAGCCCCTTCGACAGGAGAACTCATTCTTGATATTGGGTGTGGAACAGGAGATTTAGCAAATCAAATCTATGAATCTGGTGCCACTGTGATAGGTATTGATAAATCAGAAAATATGATAAATGAGGCAGCAAATAAGTATCCACATATTAATTTTTTCGTAAACGATATTATCGAATTGGAAGCCAGAAATGAGTTCGATGCTGTTTTTTCAAACGCTATGCTCCACTGGGTAAAACAGCCTAAGCAAGCATTACAATGTATCTTTAATAGCTTAAAACCTAATGGGAGATTTATAGCTGAACTTGGTGGAAAAGGGAACATCGACTTCATCACCGCTGAAATAATAAATCAATTAAAACTCGCTGGAATTGAATACTCCACAGAACAATTGCCTTGGTTTTTTCCAAGTATCGGCGAATACTCCACCTTATTGGAAGAAACAGGCTTTACAGTCCATTTCATTCAACACTTTGATAGACCAACACCTTTAATAGGAGAAAATGGATTAAGCAACTGGATTGACATGTTCGCCGGAGATATTTTTGCAGGTATATCAGAACATATAAAAGTACAAATTATTTCAAGTGTCGAAAAGAATTTACGGAACGTTCTTTATAGAAACGGGCAATGGATAGCAGACTATAAAAGGCTTCGAGTAGTAGCAAGTAAAAAATGA
- a CDS encoding LysR family transcriptional regulator: MDIRWLKTFIICAKYENFRKASEDLFLTQPAITKHIKRLEEHLNIQLFDRKGKAVSLTPAGYKFLPYAKEFVSKYEEGIDSFESWKQGYSRKLTIAVAPQIAASFLPSLLRTFIDENPDIEVVINIVKSFQIGDEINSGKADLGLSRVKPLQDNLNVKMIHEEPVILVGASVDYEGRQDVESEVLPTYTLITHNHPEYWDSLLNDVKRHYPTVRTMVVNQVEVTKKFIENGLGVSYLPLSMVKDEIEKSHLSEIKSEKVSTPMSATYVLTKVETTETRSFIDFLKLAMLERF, from the coding sequence ATGGATATTAGATGGTTAAAAACGTTTATAATATGTGCAAAGTATGAAAATTTCAGAAAAGCTTCTGAAGATTTGTTTTTAACTCAACCCGCGATTACAAAACATATAAAGCGGCTTGAAGAACATCTTAATATTCAGTTGTTTGATCGAAAAGGAAAAGCTGTTTCTTTGACACCAGCAGGCTATAAGTTTCTTCCTTATGCAAAGGAATTTGTATCAAAGTATGAAGAAGGGATAGATAGCTTTGAATCTTGGAAACAGGGATACAGTCGTAAATTAACGATTGCAGTAGCCCCTCAAATTGCAGCATCATTTTTACCATCGTTACTACGAACATTTATTGATGAAAACCCTGACATAGAAGTAGTTATAAATATCGTAAAATCCTTTCAAATCGGTGATGAAATAAACAGTGGGAAAGCAGACTTAGGACTATCAAGAGTTAAACCTTTGCAAGATAATTTAAATGTGAAAATGATACATGAAGAACCTGTTATATTAGTTGGAGCAAGTGTAGACTATGAGGGGAGGCAGGATGTCGAAAGTGAAGTTTTGCCAACGTATACGCTCATCACTCATAATCACCCTGAATATTGGGACTCATTATTAAACGATGTGAAAAGACATTACCCAACGGTTAGAACAATGGTCGTGAACCAGGTCGAAGTGACAAAGAAATTTATAGAAAATGGCTTAGGTGTTTCATATTTACCTTTATCGATGGTGAAAGATGAAATCGAGAAGAGTCACTTGTCAGAAATAAAGTCAGAAAAAGTCTCAACACCGATGTCAGCAACATATGTTTTAACAAAAGTAGAAACAACTGAAACGCGTAGTTTTATAGACTTTTTGAAATTGGCTATGCTCGAGCGGTTTTGA